Proteins encoded together in one Thermophilibacter immobilis window:
- a CDS encoding DUF1893 domain-containing protein, with amino-acid sequence MNESLRKEIRSGEVLAAIESADGREVWRTSKSPVGTLLRAYLAHELDERELKGGVLYANQLGLALALFAKRAGVTQCVAAKLSDPGQQKLREEGVAVIFDRRIKLVRSSKNPEIVCPIEAALVDAKEDVGRWEFLEVRFGSNERAAAESEARIC; translated from the coding sequence ATGAATGAGAGTCTAAGGAAAGAAATTCGCTCTGGCGAGGTGTTGGCTGCTATAGAGAGCGCGGACGGAAGGGAAGTTTGGCGGACGTCAAAGAGTCCCGTTGGCACCTTGCTCCGCGCGTATCTCGCGCACGAGCTCGATGAGCGTGAGCTTAAGGGTGGTGTGCTTTATGCCAATCAGCTTGGGCTCGCACTAGCCCTTTTTGCCAAACGCGCTGGCGTCACACAGTGCGTGGCGGCAAAGCTCTCGGACCCGGGCCAGCAAAAGCTGAGGGAGGAGGGGGTTGCGGTTATCTTTGATAGGCGCATAAAGCTTGTCCGCTCGTCAAAGAACCCAGAAATCGTCTGTCCCATCGAGGCGGCACTCGTTGATGCCAAAGAAGATGTCGGTCGATGGGAGTTCCTCGAGGTTCGTTTTGGGAGCAATGAGCGCGCAGCTGCTGAGTCAGAGGCTCGGATTTGTTGA
- the dcuC gene encoding C4-dicarboxylate transporter DcuC, with amino-acid sequence MTVNPVLSVLLTLLYIGFVVYLVIKKYNSVFVFLSSGIVVFLLVALFTGTSVMGDETTGSVVIDAFIYAKNAFSTNMSGVGLTLMMVTGYSMYMSHIGASTKLAFLATKPLSKVHNSYFVLSFMFIIGTALKLVIPSASGHGMLLMSIAFPILTSLGISPLSAATAVVMGSFIDWGPNDSSAIFAAEKVVGIPMIDYFLKWQLPACLILIAVCAVFLPIWLARCDKRDKHEGTSELQGKVVEDTSCPTWYALFPVAPIVLIVVFAFIPTINLDVTTANLLCLIVVFFVELARRRSKEITNDMSFVMKAMGTSFASVVSILVGAAVFAKAIEILGGMSVISGFLASASGAPILVVAAMSLVTFFGGFVMGSGNASWYAFGPLVPSMTEQMGIATQSVALPMQLATSMGRSMSPVSAVIISVSGMAGLDLQELSRSCMVPAAVMFGCNIVISYCIGTFL; translated from the coding sequence ATGACCGTGAATCCGGTTCTATCTGTTCTTCTCACATTGCTTTACATTGGGTTTGTCGTCTATCTCGTTATAAAGAAATACAATTCCGTATTTGTTTTTTTGAGCTCTGGAATCGTCGTATTTCTCTTGGTCGCGCTCTTTACGGGAACGTCAGTCATGGGGGACGAGACGACCGGCAGCGTCGTCATCGACGCGTTCATCTACGCCAAGAATGCTTTTTCAACCAATATGAGTGGTGTTGGTCTGACGCTCATGATGGTTACGGGCTACTCCATGTATATGTCGCACATTGGGGCTTCCACAAAGCTCGCGTTCCTCGCTACGAAGCCTCTTTCGAAAGTTCATAACTCTTACTTTGTATTAAGTTTCATGTTTATCATCGGTACCGCTCTCAAGCTCGTTATCCCCAGCGCCTCCGGACACGGGATGCTCTTGATGTCCATTGCATTTCCCATTCTGACATCGCTTGGTATCAGCCCGCTCTCTGCGGCGACGGCCGTAGTCATGGGTAGTTTCATCGATTGGGGCCCCAATGACTCGAGCGCAATCTTTGCCGCCGAGAAGGTCGTGGGCATCCCAATGATTGACTACTTCCTCAAGTGGCAGCTGCCAGCCTGTCTTATTCTGATTGCCGTGTGTGCCGTTTTCTTGCCCATCTGGCTCGCTAGGTGTGACAAGAGAGACAAGCACGAGGGGACGTCCGAGCTTCAGGGCAAGGTCGTCGAGGATACCAGCTGCCCGACATGGTATGCGCTGTTCCCCGTCGCGCCCATTGTGCTCATTGTGGTGTTCGCTTTTATTCCAACCATCAACCTTGATGTCACCACGGCGAACCTCCTCTGCCTTATCGTCGTGTTCTTTGTTGAGCTAGCCCGCAGGCGCTCTAAAGAGATTACAAATGACATGTCCTTTGTCATGAAGGCCATGGGGACCTCGTTCGCGAGCGTAGTCTCAATTCTCGTGGGCGCGGCGGTCTTCGCAAAGGCCATCGAGATACTTGGCGGCATGTCAGTCATTTCCGGCTTCCTCGCGTCTGCCTCTGGTGCGCCGATTCTCGTGGTCGCGGCCATGTCCCTCGTCACCTTCTTCGGTGGGTTTGTCATGGGATCGGGCAATGCGTCGTGGTATGCGTTTGGCCCCCTCGTCCCGTCCATGACGGAGCAGATGGGCATCGCGACGCAGTCCGTCGCGCTACCGATGCAGCTCGCGACATCTATGGGACGCAGCATGTCGCCCGTCTCCGCGGTCATCATCTCCGTTTCTGGTATGGCCGGCCTTGACCTTCAGGAGCTCTCACGTAGTTGCATGGTGCCTGCGGCGGTCATGTTTGGATGCAATATCGTCATCTCTTATTGCATCGGAACGTTTCTTTAG
- a CDS encoding xylulokinase: MDTITDQARAAVEAGDTTLGIEYGSTRIKAVLIDADHTTLATGTFDWENSLVDGYWTYAEQELLDGLAAAYASLKADVRECYGVVLQRVGALGVSAMMHGYLPFDADGRLLVPFRTWRNTTTMRAASELSELFEFHVPERWSVSHLYQAILDGEEHVGRVASFTTLAGYAHEKLCGEHVLSVGDASGMFPIDATTRAYDADMIKKFDVLAAQRGMEWKVEDLLPRVLVAGEQAGTLSEAGALLLDPSGDLAAGCPLCPPEGDAGTGMIATNSVAPRTGNVSAGTSIFSMVVLDHPLADATRPEIDLVTTPVGDPVAMVHCNNCTSDINDWVDLLCEFSHLMGADVNAGDAFTALFNSALAGDKDAGGLVSIPFVSGETVMGVQTGYPLMVRQQNARFSFANFMRMHLMAAFGALAAGNEALREEGVAIDKLYGHGGIFKTPKVAQSLLAAALNAPVTVMETAGEGGAWGQAVAAAYLLRREKDESLADYLGNKVFSTMKGATIEPDADDVAGYATFLLAFRRANEVEKAAERSFAYYYDA; this comes from the coding sequence ATGGACACGATTACAGACCAGGCTCGTGCCGCCGTCGAGGCCGGTGACACGACGCTGGGCATCGAGTACGGGTCGACGCGCATCAAGGCCGTGCTAATCGACGCCGACCATACGACCCTTGCCACAGGTACGTTCGACTGGGAGAACTCGCTCGTGGACGGTTACTGGACCTACGCCGAGCAGGAGCTTCTCGACGGGCTCGCGGCGGCGTACGCGTCGCTCAAGGCGGACGTGCGTGAGTGCTATGGCGTGGTCCTGCAGCGCGTGGGCGCCCTGGGCGTCTCGGCGATGATGCACGGCTATCTGCCGTTCGACGCGGACGGGAGGCTCCTGGTGCCGTTTCGCACGTGGCGCAACACCACCACGATGCGCGCCGCGTCCGAGCTCTCGGAGCTGTTCGAGTTTCACGTGCCCGAGCGCTGGAGCGTCTCCCATCTCTACCAGGCCATCCTTGACGGCGAGGAGCACGTGGGCCGCGTCGCCTCCTTCACGACCCTGGCCGGCTATGCGCACGAGAAGCTCTGCGGCGAGCACGTCCTGTCCGTGGGTGACGCTTCAGGCATGTTCCCCATCGACGCCACGACGCGCGCCTATGACGCGGACATGATCAAGAAGTTCGACGTGCTCGCCGCCCAGAGGGGCATGGAGTGGAAGGTGGAGGACCTGCTGCCGCGCGTGCTCGTGGCCGGCGAGCAGGCGGGCACGCTCAGCGAGGCGGGCGCGCTACTGCTCGACCCGTCAGGTGACCTTGCCGCAGGCTGCCCGCTTTGCCCGCCGGAGGGTGACGCCGGCACCGGCATGATCGCGACGAACTCCGTGGCCCCGCGCACGGGCAACGTCTCGGCGGGGACCTCGATCTTCTCGATGGTGGTGCTCGACCATCCGCTCGCGGACGCGACGCGCCCCGAGATCGACCTCGTGACCACGCCGGTCGGCGACCCGGTGGCTATGGTGCACTGCAACAACTGCACCTCGGACATAAACGACTGGGTCGACCTGCTCTGCGAGTTCTCGCATCTGATGGGCGCGGACGTGAACGCGGGCGACGCCTTCACCGCCCTGTTCAACAGCGCGCTCGCGGGCGACAAGGACGCGGGTGGGCTCGTGTCGATCCCGTTCGTCTCTGGCGAGACGGTCATGGGTGTGCAGACGGGCTACCCGCTCATGGTGCGCCAGCAAAACGCGCGCTTCTCGTTTGCGAACTTCATGCGGATGCACCTCATGGCAGCGTTCGGCGCGCTTGCGGCCGGTAACGAGGCCCTGCGTGAGGAGGGCGTGGCGATCGACAAGCTCTACGGGCACGGTGGCATCTTCAAGACGCCAAAGGTCGCGCAGAGCCTTTTGGCCGCGGCGCTCAACGCTCCCGTGACCGTCATGGAGACGGCGGGCGAGGGGGGTGCCTGGGGCCAGGCAGTGGCTGCCGCCTATCTGCTCCGCCGCGAGAAGGACGAGAGCCTCGCAGACTATCTGGGCAACAAGGTATTCTCTACCATGAAGGGCGCTACGATTGAGCCCGATGCGGACGACGTGGCCGGCTACGCCACGTTTCTCTTGGCGTTTCGACGTGCCAACGAGGTCGAGAAGGCCGCCGAGCGTTCATTTGCATACTACTATGATGCGTGA
- a CDS encoding L-ribulose-5-phosphate 4-epimerase, which produces MLEELKERVYEANMDLPRHGLVVFTWGNASELDRERGLFAIKPSGVSYDALRPGDMVVCDLDGRVVEGALGPSSDTPTHAWLYRAWGDRVGGIVHTHSAAAVAWAQAGRDVPAYGTTHADYFYGPVPCMRGLTRGEVEGAYELNTGKVICEGFEERGIDPAAVPAALVRSHGPFAWGSDAAEAVYHAVVVEQVAEMARDTEALSPHAGPAPQYLLDKHYLRKHGPDAYYGQHMA; this is translated from the coding sequence ATGCTCGAGGAGCTGAAGGAAAGGGTCTACGAGGCCAACATGGACCTTCCCAGGCACGGCCTGGTGGTGTTCACCTGGGGAAACGCCTCGGAGCTCGACCGGGAGCGCGGGCTGTTCGCCATCAAGCCCTCGGGCGTGAGCTACGATGCGCTCCGCCCGGGGGACATGGTCGTCTGCGACCTCGACGGCAGGGTCGTGGAGGGGGCGCTCGGCCCGTCCTCCGACACGCCGACGCACGCGTGGCTGTACCGCGCGTGGGGAGACCGCGTGGGCGGCATCGTGCACACCCACTCGGCCGCCGCGGTGGCCTGGGCCCAGGCCGGTCGCGACGTCCCGGCGTACGGCACCACGCACGCCGACTACTTCTACGGGCCCGTCCCCTGCATGCGCGGCCTCACGAGGGGCGAGGTCGAGGGGGCCTACGAGCTCAACACCGGCAAGGTGATCTGCGAGGGCTTCGAGGAGCGCGGCATCGACCCGGCGGCCGTGCCGGCCGCCCTCGTGCGCAGCCACGGCCCGTTCGCGTGGGGCTCCGACGCCGCCGAGGCGGTCTACCACGCCGTCGTGGTCGAGCAGGTCGCCGAGATGGCGCGAGACACCGAGGCCCTCTCGCCTCATGCGGGCCCCGCGCCCCAGTACCTGCTCGACAAGCACTACCTGCGCAAGCACGGGCCCGACGCGTACTACGGGCAGCACATGGCGTAA
- a CDS encoding serine hydrolase codes for MRRPRGAHRTTRTSAAVLLGVLVVTAAALVLLLSTPRALLPDDEKASDSAIAGTEVLDRSIAPERNDSAVTTTSESGVTVTADESFLETDAFLLVNEEIASLTQDGTELGVVLLDLETGRGLTYDADTWRYPASCIKAAYCTMLLEDEDTRGEVSRELIEECLVDSSNDAYDALFTVYGLTAFSSWLIEHGAPEAGANALDHQYPSISAQELAVVWQEIWRFGTSGEPGALELTDYLGRTNYSPLGDLLREDGPREVWSKAGWYPQDEYDISATNDAGVVFSASGPYVLVVMTTISADLDALTPLIGALDAAHTEMSP; via the coding sequence GTGAGACGTCCCCGGGGCGCTCACCGCACCACGCGCACGTCGGCGGCCGTGCTGCTCGGTGTCCTCGTCGTCACCGCGGCGGCCCTTGTCCTGCTCCTCTCCACCCCCCGAGCCCTCCTGCCCGACGACGAGAAGGCCTCTGACTCGGCCATCGCCGGCACCGAGGTCCTCGACCGCTCGATTGCTCCCGAGAGGAACGACTCCGCCGTCACGACCACGTCGGAGAGCGGCGTCACCGTGACGGCGGATGAGAGCTTTCTAGAGACGGACGCCTTCCTGCTTGTGAACGAGGAGATCGCCTCCCTCACGCAGGACGGCACGGAACTGGGAGTCGTACTCCTTGACCTCGAGACGGGACGAGGCCTTACCTATGACGCCGACACGTGGCGCTATCCGGCCAGTTGCATCAAGGCCGCGTACTGCACGATGCTCCTTGAGGACGAGGACACGCGCGGGGAGGTGTCCAGGGAGCTCATAGAGGAGTGCCTCGTTGACTCGTCGAACGACGCCTATGACGCCCTGTTCACTGTCTATGGACTTACCGCGTTCTCCTCCTGGCTCATCGAGCACGGGGCTCCCGAGGCCGGCGCGAACGCGCTCGACCACCAGTATCCGAGCATCTCGGCCCAGGAGCTGGCCGTAGTCTGGCAGGAAATCTGGCGCTTTGGGACATCGGGCGAGCCGGGTGCCCTCGAGCTCACGGACTATCTCGGCCGTACCAACTACAGCCCTCTGGGTGACCTCCTGCGCGAGGACGGCCCCCGCGAGGTGTGGAGCAAGGCCGGCTGGTACCCACAGGACGAATACGACATCTCCGCCACCAACGATGCCGGTGTGGTCTTCTCGGCAAGCGGGCCCTATGTTCTGGTGGTCATGACCACCATAAGCGCGGACCTCGATGCCCTCACGCCCCTCATCGGAGCGCTCGACGCCGCTCACACAGAAATGTCCCCCTAG
- a CDS encoding aldose epimerase family protein, with amino-acid sequence MQQVFFGTMPDGQDAHLWRIANAHGMTADVTDLGACLVSLRVPDGTDGLLDVVLGYDGAGAYAVNAPNFGAVVGRHANRIRGARFELDGRSYELAATERGNSLHSGPDLWSHRRWELAGLAERRIDLHLKSPDGDQGFPGALDLHVTYELTDDDALAITYAGTPTAPTIVNLTNHSYFNLNGHASGTALNHALQVAADSYTEADDALVPTGRVLDVAGTPLDLRQPRVLAEGVGTGFPALEAARGYDHNFVLDGWTHNARGVCVGDARRVATLTGDLTGIAMDVITDTPGLQVYTANYIEGESGKGGVTYHDHDAVCMETQFFPDAIHHPSFAQPVFGPERPYRSRTTFAFSREG; translated from the coding sequence ATGCAGCAGGTCTTCTTTGGAACGATGCCCGACGGCCAAGACGCGCACCTCTGGCGCATCGCGAACGCGCACGGCATGACGGCTGACGTCACGGACCTTGGGGCGTGCCTCGTGTCCCTGCGCGTGCCCGACGGGACGGATGGCCTTCTCGACGTGGTGCTCGGCTACGACGGGGCGGGCGCCTACGCCGTCAACGCCCCCAACTTCGGGGCCGTCGTGGGTCGCCATGCCAATCGCATCAGGGGCGCGCGCTTCGAGCTGGACGGCCGGAGCTACGAGCTCGCCGCCACCGAGCGCGGGAATAGCCTGCACAGCGGGCCGGACCTCTGGAGCCACCGCAGGTGGGAGCTCGCAGGGCTTGCCGAGAGGCGCATCGACCTTCACCTGAAGAGCCCTGATGGCGACCAGGGGTTTCCGGGGGCGCTTGACCTGCACGTCACCTACGAGCTCACGGATGACGACGCGCTCGCCATCACGTATGCCGGCACGCCGACGGCCCCCACGATCGTGAACCTCACGAACCACAGCTACTTCAACCTCAACGGCCACGCCTCGGGAACTGCGCTCAACCACGCGCTCCAGGTCGCGGCGGACTCCTACACCGAGGCGGATGACGCGCTCGTCCCCACGGGCAGGGTGCTCGACGTCGCGGGGACCCCGCTCGATCTGCGCCAGCCGCGCGTTCTTGCGGAGGGTGTGGGCACGGGCTTCCCCGCCCTCGAGGCTGCCCGCGGCTACGATCACAACTTCGTACTCGACGGATGGACGCACAACGCCCGGGGCGTCTGCGTGGGTGACGCCCGCCGCGTGGCCACGCTCACGGGAGACCTCACCGGCATAGCGATGGACGTGATCACGGACACCCCGGGGCTGCAGGTCTACACCGCCAACTACATCGAGGGCGAGAGCGGCAAGGGCGGCGTCACCTATCACGACCACGACGCGGTCTGCATGGAAACGCAGTTCTTCCCCGACGCCATCCACCATCCGTCGTTCGCACAGCCCGTCTTTGGCCCCGAGCGGCCGTATCGCTCCCGGACGACGTTCGCATTTTCGCGCGAGGGGTAG
- a CDS encoding MalY/PatB family protein, which produces MSYAYNFDEGVRRRGTDAKKYDPSLCPDDVLPFWIADTDFQSPIEVTEALRERVEVLHYGYPYIDDAFEKSVARWYKVRHNTDLDPSLIDFSPCVIPAMIWFAKEFSSEGDKVVLQSPVYPPFHALVKNNGRQIVYNQLKLEDGRYEIDFEDLERKLEDPAVKILFICNPQNPTGRIFTREELTRMGEMCIANNVMIGVDEIHADICFDKVPFIPFCSISDDFSHHSVTFINPAKTFNVAGFRTAAWFTHDKGIYRRMMNQQSYAKGMGRSIFGTVAAQACYNHGDEYADQVLAYLNETKNEIVPYINESIPGITAIEPEACFMTWLDCRELGFETQQELGDFMFKEARVLLNDGASFGDDGKGFMRFNFAAPRHVVREGLERIRTAAEGRAS; this is translated from the coding sequence ATGAGTTATGCATACAATTTCGATGAGGGTGTCCGGCGTCGTGGCACCGATGCAAAAAAGTACGATCCCTCGCTTTGCCCCGACGATGTTCTGCCCTTCTGGATTGCCGATACGGACTTTCAAAGCCCGATTGAGGTCACGGAGGCACTCCGCGAGCGGGTTGAGGTGCTCCACTACGGCTACCCCTATATCGACGATGCCTTTGAGAAGTCGGTTGCACGCTGGTATAAGGTTCGCCACAATACCGACCTTGATCCCAGCCTCATTGACTTCTCGCCCTGCGTCATTCCCGCGATGATCTGGTTCGCCAAGGAGTTCTCGAGCGAGGGCGACAAGGTCGTGCTCCAGTCGCCTGTATACCCCCCGTTCCACGCGCTTGTCAAAAACAACGGCCGCCAGATTGTCTACAACCAGCTCAAGCTTGAAGACGGTAGGTATGAGATCGACTTTGAAGACCTTGAGCGCAAGCTCGAGGACCCGGCGGTCAAGATTCTTTTTATCTGCAACCCGCAGAACCCAACGGGACGCATCTTCACCCGAGAAGAGCTTACGCGAATGGGCGAGATGTGCATTGCCAATAACGTCATGATCGGCGTTGACGAGATCCATGCCGACATATGCTTCGATAAGGTGCCCTTTATTCCATTCTGTTCAATTTCTGATGATTTTTCCCACCACAGCGTGACGTTTATCAACCCGGCCAAGACGTTCAACGTCGCCGGCTTTCGCACGGCCGCCTGGTTCACTCATGACAAGGGGATCTATCGCCGCATGATGAACCAGCAGAGCTATGCTAAGGGCATGGGTCGCAGCATCTTTGGTACCGTTGCTGCGCAGGCCTGCTACAACCATGGGGATGAGTATGCCGATCAGGTGCTCGCCTACCTCAACGAGACCAAGAACGAGATTGTCCCCTACATCAACGAGAGCATTCCTGGGATTACGGCCATTGAGCCCGAGGCCTGTTTCATGACATGGCTCGACTGTCGAGAGCTCGGCTTCGAGACCCAGCAGGAGCTCGGGGACTTTATGTTCAAAGAAGCAAGGGTCCTGCTCAATGATGGCGCCTCCTTCGGAGATGACGGCAAGGGATTCATGCGCTTCAACTTTGCCGCGCCGCGCCACGTTGTGCGCGAGGGGCTCGAGCGCATCCGCACGGCTGCTGAAGGGCGGGCAAGCTGA
- a CDS encoding uroporphyrinogen decarboxylase/cobalamine-independent methonine synthase family protein, whose amino-acid sequence MDKPAAPLRYDIVGSFLRPKALKDARAAREAGTLMQEGLTAIEDEEIAHLIEREHEAGLHAVTDGEFRRRWWHLDFISGLKGITVYDFETASFGVKKMMQSTYVSSPLSFDPNHKFLADFRRTKALAEKVIGPDALVKQIIAGPNMITLDSVVLSKQYAANPVYASLDELRRDLGRVYQEAI is encoded by the coding sequence ATGGACAAGCCGGCAGCACCGCTCAGGTATGACATCGTCGGAAGCTTCCTGAGGCCGAAGGCGCTCAAGGACGCTCGCGCCGCGCGCGAGGCCGGGACCCTCATGCAAGAGGGGCTCACGGCCATCGAGGACGAGGAAATTGCACACCTCATCGAGAGGGAGCACGAGGCAGGTCTGCACGCCGTGACCGACGGAGAGTTCCGCCGTCGCTGGTGGCACCTGGACTTCATCTCCGGCCTTAAGGGCATTACGGTCTACGACTTTGAGACGGCTAGCTTCGGCGTCAAGAAGATGATGCAGTCGACCTACGTGAGCTCGCCGCTCTCCTTTGACCCCAATCACAAGTTTCTCGCCGACTTCCGGCGTACCAAGGCCCTCGCCGAGAAGGTCATCGGCCCGGACGCCCTGGTCAAGCAGATCATCGCGGGCCCCAACATGATCACGCTCGACTCGGTCGTGCTCTCGAAGCAGTACGCGGCCAATCCCGTCTACGCCAGTCTCGACGAGCTCCGCCGCGACCTGGGACGCGTCTACCAGGAGGCCATCTAG
- a CDS encoding MarR family winged helix-turn-helix transcriptional regulator → MTNVPFIKGIGDVEAVDILHQVSAFYMSTRVPQDYGTGELYTSTEVHLLKYIAEHDNVTVTSLSYTYGRTKGAISQLLSKLTGKGLIERLPSSSAPGNGNSQPLQITDKGMRLNEAHKAYDAVHFAESMSRVREAFSQEDIDTTFAVLTYWLSVRRDVQRQRVARRSSSSSSS, encoded by the coding sequence ATGACCAACGTGCCTTTTATCAAGGGAATAGGCGATGTTGAAGCCGTTGACATCCTTCACCAAGTCTCAGCCTTCTACATGTCAACTCGCGTTCCGCAGGATTACGGAACAGGAGAGCTATATACCTCAACCGAGGTCCATCTGCTCAAATACATCGCCGAGCATGACAACGTTACCGTCACTAGCCTTTCATACACTTACGGGAGGACGAAGGGGGCCATATCGCAGCTTCTTAGCAAGTTAACGGGCAAGGGCCTTATAGAGCGGCTCCCCTCCTCCTCAGCCCCGGGCAACGGCAATAGCCAGCCCCTTCAGATCACCGACAAGGGGATGCGCCTCAATGAGGCTCACAAGGCATACGATGCCGTCCACTTTGCCGAATCGATGAGTCGGGTTCGAGAGGCTTTTTCACAAGAAGACATTGACACTACCTTTGCAGTGCTTACCTACTGGCTCTCGGTGCGTCGGGACGTGCAGCGTCAGCGCGTTGCCCGTCGGTCGTCCTCCTCTTCAAGCTCCTAG
- the araA gene encoding L-arabinose isomerase, which produces MLKIKKYQFWFCPCTQDLYGDAVLEHVQEHAKEVVAALNASEVVPYEIVLKPNLITSDVIQRTFNAANADDECAGIITWAHTFSPAKSYIHGLQDLRKPLCQFATQYNEEIPYDTIDMDFMNENQAAHGERELGHIFARMRWTHKVVFGFWADPEAQAELGAWQRVAVGVNESRNIRVCRFADTMRNVAVTDGDKIEAEVKFGWTVDAWPVNELVAYVDGVAQADAKALADEYYDLYDIVLDGRDPQEFRAHVEVQAAQELGIERFLEEHDYNAFSDHFGDLGGLKQLPSLAIQRLMQKGYGFGPEGDWKTPAMVRLMKIMTADDLHAKGSALMEDYTYNLVPGKEGILESHMAEVDPSVADGKVAIRATPLSMGEREDPARLIFTAKTGPAIATSLIDLGNRFRLIIQDVDCKKVEKPMPLLPTGTVFWTPRPDLKVGTTAWIYAGGAHHTAMSYDLTADQMIDWADAMGIESVVIDASTNLRDFARDLKLGEVYYR; this is translated from the coding sequence ATGCTCAAGATCAAGAAGTACCAGTTCTGGTTCTGCCCCTGCACGCAGGACCTCTACGGCGACGCCGTGCTCGAGCACGTGCAAGAGCACGCCAAGGAGGTTGTGGCCGCGCTCAACGCGTCCGAGGTCGTGCCGTACGAGATCGTGCTCAAGCCGAACCTCATCACGAGCGACGTCATCCAGAGGACGTTCAATGCCGCGAACGCCGATGACGAGTGTGCCGGCATCATCACGTGGGCGCACACCTTCTCGCCGGCGAAGTCCTACATCCACGGCCTACAGGACCTTCGCAAGCCGCTGTGCCAGTTCGCGACACAGTACAACGAGGAGATCCCGTACGACACGATCGACATGGACTTCATGAACGAGAACCAGGCGGCGCACGGCGAGCGCGAGCTCGGGCACATCTTCGCCCGCATGCGCTGGACGCACAAGGTCGTCTTTGGCTTCTGGGCCGACCCCGAGGCCCAGGCCGAGCTCGGTGCCTGGCAGCGCGTTGCCGTGGGCGTGAACGAGAGCCGCAACATTCGCGTCTGCCGCTTCGCCGACACGATGCGCAACGTGGCCGTGACCGATGGCGACAAGATCGAGGCCGAGGTCAAGTTCGGCTGGACCGTCGACGCGTGGCCCGTCAACGAGCTCGTCGCGTACGTCGATGGCGTTGCTCAGGCCGATGCCAAGGCTCTGGCCGACGAGTACTACGACCTCTACGACATCGTGCTCGACGGACGCGACCCCCAGGAGTTCCGCGCCCACGTGGAGGTGCAGGCGGCCCAGGAACTCGGCATCGAGCGCTTCCTGGAGGAGCATGACTACAATGCGTTCTCCGACCACTTCGGCGATCTCGGCGGCCTGAAGCAGCTGCCGTCTCTGGCCATCCAGCGCCTGATGCAGAAGGGCTACGGCTTTGGCCCCGAGGGCGACTGGAAGACCCCCGCAATGGTGCGCCTCATGAAGATCATGACGGCCGACGACCTTCACGCCAAGGGCTCCGCCCTCATGGAGGACTACACGTATAACCTCGTGCCGGGCAAGGAGGGCATCCTCGAGAGCCACATGGCCGAGGTCGACCCCTCCGTGGCCGACGGCAAGGTCGCGATTCGCGCCACGCCGCTGTCCATGGGCGAGCGCGAGGACCCCGCGCGCCTCATCTTCACGGCCAAGACCGGCCCGGCCATCGCCACTTCCCTCATCGACCTGGGCAACCGCTTCCGTCTCATCATCCAGGACGTGGACTGCAAGAAGGTCGAGAAGCCCATGCCCCTGCTGCCTACCGGCACCGTGTTCTGGACCCCACGTCCGGACCTCAAGGTGGGCACGACGGCCTGGATCTACGCGGGCGGCGCGCACCACACGGCCATGTCCTACGACCTCACGGCCGACCAGATGATTGACTGGGCAGACGCGATGGGCATCGAGTCCGTGGTCATAGACGCGAGCACGAACCTGCGCGACTTCGCCCGCGACCTCAAGCTCGGCGAGGTGTACTACCGCTAG
- a CDS encoding uroporphyrinogen decarboxylase/cobalamine-independent methonine synthase family protein — translation MFGDISEAALEGRPADMVITTRMCKGNFMSHWLYDGTYEVIARRLLGARGFDGFFLEYDDERSGSFEPLRHLSVDTDQRVVLGLVTTKTDALEDPAALCARIDEDVKVVPLKRLCLSPQRGFSSTEEGNSIDPQTQWKKLALVSEVVESVWADADA, via the coding sequence GTGTTCGGGGACATCAGCGAGGCGGCGCTCGAGGGCCGTCCGGCCGACATGGTCATCACGACGCGCATGTGCAAGGGCAACTTCATGAGCCACTGGCTCTACGACGGTACGTACGAGGTCATAGCGCGTCGCCTTCTGGGCGCGCGCGGCTTCGATGGCTTCTTCCTTGAATATGACGACGAGCGCTCCGGCAGCTTCGAGCCGCTGCGTCATCTGTCCGTCGACACGGACCAGCGCGTGGTGCTTGGTCTGGTGACGACCAAGACCGACGCCCTCGAGGATCCCGCCGCTCTGTGCGCTCGGATTGACGAGGACGTGAAGGTGGTGCCCCTCAAGCGCCTGTGCCTCTCTCCGCAGCGTGGCTTCTCGTCCACCGAGGAGGGCAACAGCATCGACCCCCAGACTCAGTGGAAGAAGCTTGCCCTGGTCAGCGAGGTAGTCGAGTCCGTCTGGGCCGACGCGGATGCGTAG